The following proteins are encoded in a genomic region of Phragmites australis chromosome 9, lpPhrAust1.1, whole genome shotgun sequence:
- the LOC133929839 gene encoding transcription repressor OFP1-like, translating to MGRRRFRLSDMMPNSWFYKLRDMRRAQGRPGGVGGSGVASAIQHSSSSSSPRGTRPATKTASPCRGSVALPHRASYYYTTQDRELPPSPPPQPRTATEEDRQLFPLPQSPPSCSSRRQHRVGPVRVGMGRELAPVAEAPDAPQRRRDMYVGRDGVEDVGQVRMPAVTASSEDSLRGMVIASDTDTDIVIDLRAEDTAERVLRPIVTRPARNKVVRYAQKERHVDVADATLRANFASEQGSKGNPKRSAVSTGRRLKTRANSPRLVSRCRKGKPTTPAAASPRKTTPAPPPPLSESFAVVKASADPRRDFRESMEEMISEKGIRDAADLEDLLACYLALNAAEHHDLIVEVFEQIWTSLASVRP from the coding sequence ATGGGCCGGCGCAGATTCCGGCTCTCCGACATGATGCCCAACTCCTGGTTCTACAAGCTCCGCGACATGCGCCGCGCGCAGGGCCGCCCTGGCGGCGTCGGCGGCTCCGGTGTTGCGAGCGCAATACAGCAttcgtcgtcatcgtcatcgcCGCGGGGGACAAGGCCCGCCACGAAGACTGCCTCCCCGTGTCGTGGGTCTGTGGCGCTCCCGCACAGGGCGTCGTATTACTACACCACCCAGGACCGGGAGctcccgccgtcgccgccgccgcagccgaggACTGCCACGGAGGAGGACCGTCAGCTGTTCCCCCTGCCGCAGTCTCCGCCGAGTTGCTCCTCCAGGAGGCAGCACAGGGTTGGGCCCGTCAGGGTGGGGATGGGGCGAGAGCTGGCGCCCGTGGCCGAGGCGCCGGACGCTCCCCAGCGCCGGCGTGACATGTACGTCGGGCGTGATGGCGTCGAGGACGTCGGGCAGGTCCGGATGCCGGCGGTGACCGCGTCATCGGAGGACAGCCTCAGGGGCATGGTGATCGCGTCGGACACGGACACGGACATCGTCATAGACCTCCGGGCAGAGGACACGGCTGAGAGGGTGCTTCGGCCGATCGTGACCAGGCCGGCGAGGAACAAGGTCGTCCGGTACGCGCAGAAGGAGAGGCACGTCGACGTCGCCGACGCGACGCTGAGAGCCAACTTTGCCTCTGAACAGGGCAGCAAGGGCAACCCAAAGCGCTCGGCCGTGTCCACGGGGCGCCGCCTCAAGACGCGCGCCAACAGCCCGCGGCTGGTGTCCAGGTGCAGGAAGGGCAAGCCGACGACCCCAGCGGCGGCGTCACCACGGAAGACGACGCCAGCACCGCCTCCGCCGCTCTCTGAGAGCTTTGCGGTTGTGAAAGCGTCGGCCGACCCGAGGAGGGATTTCCGCGAGTCCATGGAGGAGATGATCTCCGAGAAAGGCATCCGCGACGCCGCCGACCTGGAGGACCTCCTCGCGTGCTACCTCGCCCTCAACGCCGCCGAGCACCACGACCTCATCGTCGAGGTGTTCGAGCAGATTTGGACGAGCCTTGCCAGCGTCAGGCCGTGA
- the LOC133928134 gene encoding U-box domain-containing protein 16-like has translation MLLDWQTQAESPTIPANPAVHQPRSEVREPQKPGGFRPISSPFNPARSPPNAPTTAPVPATRIYAPHPRLPLRIPCHLSFTRLHCLRIGLDWHLATMASARNNAAPDWEVLRSLHRLARDLSAAEAPAPFLRAVFAAVSRRARLLAAAFDDLLLCGVVAAGGVLPRSASLCLREVLLVLQRFKALVSDCAARSRMRLLLQSDEVAARARELQHDLATLLDLLPVADLGLADDVADLLALASRQCRRAAAAEQELKASVLALIQEVEREIVPERERLEGILEAVGINDPACCSDEVETLEREIGDRVAERWTSSMIALVGLLRYAKCVLFSAATPRQLDSKVDIDDDGAEPPSPPPDFRCPISLDLMLDPVVAASGQTYDRESITRWFGSGKSTCPKTGQVLANLELVPNKGLKNLISRWCRQNGIAVDGCEPGKAEPAPVVAANKAALEAARMTASFLVKKLSASFSPEATKRVVHEIRQLAKSGSDSRAFIGEAGAAALLLPLLRSEDSVLQLNAVTALLNLSILEANKKRIMHAEGAVEALCHVMGSGATWRAKENAAATVLSLAAVHTYRRRLGRNPRVVESVVQLARTGPSSTKKDALAALLCLSSERENVGKLVEAGAAEAALSAISEEEAAAAVLESLAKRGGAEAIVNVDGAVARLVAEMRRGTEWSRECAAAALVLLCRRAGAAAVTQVMAVSGVECAIWELMGTGTDRAQRKAASLGRACRRWAAAASAASAEQSTECPTSGAAPPAMVAS, from the exons ATGCTCCTCGACTGGCAGACCCAAGCCGAGTCACCAACGATACCGGCCAATCCGGCCGTCCATCAACCAAGATCAGAAG TTCGCGAGCCACAAAAGCCAGGAGGATTCCGTCCGATTTCCAGCCCCTTCAACCCAGCTCGCTCACCACCCAACGCGCCTACTACAGCCCCCGTCCCGGCCACCCGTATATATGCCCCTCATCCCCGCCTCCCGCTCCGCATTCCGTGTCATCTCTCATTCACTCGTCTTCACTGCCTTCGGATCGGATTGGATTGGCATTTGGCAACAATGGCTAGCGCGAGGAACAACGCGGCGCCCGACTGGGAGGTGCTGCGGTCCCTGCACCGCCTCGCGCGGGACCTGTCCGCCGCCGAGGCGCCCGCGCCGTTCCTGCGGGCGGTGTTTGCTGCCGTGTCCAGGCGGGCGAGGCTTCTTGCTGCCGCGTTCGACGACCTGCTGCTGTGTGGTGTAGTGGCCGCAGGGGGGGTTCTGCCGCGGTCGGCGTCGCTGTGCCTGCGGGAGGTGCTCCTGGTTCTGCAGCGGTTCAAGGCGCTCGTGTCCGACTGCGCGGCGCGCAGCCGCAtgcggctgctgctgcagtCGGACGAGGTGGCCGCGCGGGCGCGGGAGCTGCAGCACGACCTCGCCACGCTGCTCGACCTCCTCCCCGTTGCCGACCTCGGGCTCGCCGATGACGTGGCGGACCTGCTCGCGCTCGCGTCGCGACAGTGCCGGcgggcggcggccgcggagCAGGAGCTGAAGGCGAGCGTGCTCGCGCTGATCCaggaggtggagagggagatcGTGCCGGAGCGGGAGAGGCTGGAGGGCATCCTCGAGGCGGTCGGCATCAACGACCCCGCCTGCTGCAGCGACGAGGTCGAGACCTTGGAGCGGGAGATCGGGGATCGCGTGGCGGAGAGGTGGACGTCGTCCATGATTGCGCTCGTCGGGCTTCTCCGGTACGCCAAGTGCGTACTCTTCAGCGCGGCAACGCCGCGGCAGTTGGACTCCAAGGTGGATATTGACGACGACGGCGCTGAgcctccgtcgccgccgccggactTCCGGTGCCCCATCTCTCTCGACCTGATGCTCGACCCGGTCGTGGCTGCTAGCGGCCAGACGTACGACCGCGAGTCCATTACCCGCTGGTTCGGCTCCGGCAAGTCCACGTGCCCCAAGACCGGGCAAGTGCTGGCGAATCTGGAGCTTGTGCCCAACAAGGGGCTCAAGAACTTGATATCTCGGTGGTGCCGGCAGAATGGCATCGCTGTGGACGGCTGCGAGCCAGGCAAAGCCGAGCCGGCGCCGGTGGTGGCCGCGAACAAGGCCGCGCTGGAGGCGGCGCGCATGACCGCGTCGTTTCTTGTGAAGAAGCTGTCGGCCTCTTTCTCCCCTGAAGCGACCAAGCGCGTGGTGCACGAGATCCGGCAGCTCGCCAAGTCCGGCTCCGACAGCCGCGCGTTCATCGGGgaggccggcgccgccgcgctTCTCTTGCCGCTGCTCCGCTCCGAGGACTCCGTGCTCCAGCTCAACGCCGTCACGGCGCTGCTCAACCTCTCCATCCTCGAGGCCAACAAGAAACGCATCATGCACGCCGAGGGCGCCGTAGAGGCGCTCTGCCACGTGATGGGCTCAGGCGCGACGTGGCGCGCGAAGGAGAACGCTGCGGCCACTGTGCTCAGCCTGGCGGCTGTCCACACGTACCGCCGCCGGCTTGGCCGGAACCCGCGCGTCGTCGAAAGCGTTGTGCAGCTCGCGCGCACCGGCCCCTCGAGCACCAAGAAGGACGCGCTCGCGGCGCTGCTGTGCCTGTCCAGCGAGAGGGAGAACGTCGGGAAGCTCGTGGAAGCAGGCGCCGCGGAGGCGGCATTGTCAGCGATcagcgaggaggaggccgccgcggCGGTACTAGAGTCGCTGGCCAAGCGCGGGGGTGCGGAGGCGATCGTTAATGTCGACGGCGCCGTGGCGCGTCTCGTTGCCGAGATGCGGCGCGGCACGGAGTGGTCGAGGGAatgcgcggcggccgcgctggTGCTGCTGTGCCGGCGCGCGGGAGCCGCCGCGGTGACGCAGGTGATGGCGGTCTCCGGCGTGGAGTGCGCGATCTGGGAGCTGATGGGCACCGGCACGGACCGCGCGCAGCGCAAGGCCGCGTCGCTCGGCAGGGCGTGCCGGCGATGGGCAGCGGCTGCCTCCGCCGCCAGCGCGGAGCAGAGCACCGAATGCCCCACCTCCGGCGCCGCGCCGCCAGCCATGGTGGCCTCGTGA